In Deltaproteobacteria bacterium, the genomic window CCATCGTGGAACGGGAATCGCTTGCCCCGAAGGGTTTCACCGTCCCCTATGCCTACGGCTATGTAGACCTGCCCGAGGGGGTAAGAGCTCTCGCTAAAATCGTCGATTGGAAACCTGAAATCTTGAAGCTGGGTGCACCCGTTGAGCTCGTGCTGGAGGAAATTCGTGAGGATACATCCGGGGAAAAAGTCATGGGTTTTCGCTTTCGGCTTGTTTGAGGGTGTCAAAGAAAAAGGAGGAAGGGTATGAGAACTGTAGTCGTGATCGGGGTAGGGATGACGAAGTTTGGCAAATTTCCAGAAATTCCTGTGGAACAGATGGGAAGAGAAGCGGCCTGGGAAGCCATGAAGGATGCCGGCATGAGTCCTAAAGATATTCAGGTTGCCTATTTAGGGAACCTCACCGAGAGAAGGGAAACAGG contains:
- a CDS encoding Zn-ribbon domain-containing OB-fold protein; its protein translation is MVSFNPLILTLGSPEDGQPHLLGSRCSACGAFFFPQQALCTQCFTAGSLKEHPLSNRGTLYSFTIVERESLAPKGFTVPYAYGYVDLPEGVRALAKIVDWKPEILKLGAPVELVLEEIREDTSGEKVMGFRFRLV